The nucleotide sequence CGATCGGCACCACGCACAGCTCCACCTGAACCCGCATGGCATTCCTCCGCCTGTGCTGGATCGCATCGGCATGTCCTGCGGACCTGCCACGCCGCCCATCCTAGCCGAGCGCCGAGGTGTTACCCGACGGCTCGTAGCTTCGCCGGAATATCGGGCAGCACCTCCCCCGGGAGAATAGCCGGACCGAAATGCGCCGTCAGGAGGCGCGCCGGGCGGTCCATCAGTCGCTGACGCTGGATACGCCGGGGGAGCAGTCGTGCGGCGAGGTAATGATGCGCCAGCAGGGCGCCTCGTGCCCGCGGCGCGTCCAGACGGGCCAGCACAAGCTCCAACTCTGCCGAGCAGTCGATGCTGTCATCGGCGGCGTACAACAGGGGGAGCAGTGCGCGTGCCTGAGCATCGCAGCCGTATAGGAGCCCGGCGACGGTCCGGGCCTGCGCCTCCTCGCCGGCCGCCACCAGGGCTCGGCATTTCAGCATCAGAAGCACACTGCGATACCGGCTTCGGGGGCGCGCCATCTCCAAGGCGCGATCGAACAGGGCGACGGCTTCTGCAACTTGCCCCTCGGCGAGGCGTAGCTGACCCAAAGTGCCATAGGCCGCCCCCAGGGCGGTCCCGTTCTCGAATACTTCCTCTGCGAGGCGCACCGCGCGGTCTCGGGCCTCCGGGCATGCGAAGTGGAGTATGCGGGCACCGGCCAGCACGAACAGGTCGCTGCCCTGCACATGGGGCAGGGCCGCCTCCGTGAGCGCCTGCATCTCGGCCTCGTCCGCCGGGCGCGGATCGCCAGCGGCAAGCAGCTCCGGCCCCTGCAGCACGTACTTCGTGTGCAGCGTGGTGGCCAGCATGAGTGCCGCTTCGGGGTCCTCCGGCGAGGCCGCGAGCCATGTCCGCAGCCGGCGCTCCGCCTCCCGCCAGGAAGTCGCCCAATCCGCTGCCAGCTCTCGCGCCGTGCCATGCAGGCGCAGTGCCAAGGGCTCGTCGTCGGCCGCTGGAGGGTAGCGGCGCGTGTAGTTCATGCTGAACCAGAGGCCGTCCAGCAGGGAGCGGGCGAGCTCCGCGCAGGGCGCTTCCGGCGCCGCATGCGCGTCTGCCGCCACGGTCAGCCTGCGATTGGCGAGCAGGCGTCGGCGAGGGAAGTCGCGGAGCATTGCGGTGCAGTCGAGCCGCCCGTCGTGACCGATCACGAAATGCAGCCCGACGGTGTAGTGAGGCGGTGTTCCGGGGAAAGCGTCCGCTTCAGGGCAGTCGGGATCAATCGCCACCGCTTTGCCGCGGACGGTGGCCTGGTCAAAGGCGCGGGCAAGGCCGTCGACGAAGTAACGCGCCGCCTCTGCCTCCCAGCCCGAAGAGCCGAACCCCGCGCGCACCGGGCCGATGGCGAGGAACGCGCCGCTGGCAGGCGAGGCGTCGACGGCGGCCGGGGCGATCCATGCGTAGCCCTCGCCGTACCGGGTCTCGATGTAGCGCGGTGCGCGCGCGCTGTCATCCAGCTTGCGTCGCAGTCGATTAATCAGGAAGTCGACGCTGCGGTCCGTGGCCTCGCTGCCGATCCCGGCCATGGCGTCGAGGAGCCGCTGCCGGTTCAGCACGCTGCCGGGGTGGTCCAGGAGCGCCCGCAGCAGGCGGCGCTCGGCCCGCGTGAAGCGAACCGAACGTCCGCTGCCGAGGTGCGTGGCACCCCCCAGATCGCTGCTCAGCTGCCAGTCGAGATAGCGCATCCTCCCTGCTCGAGCCCCAGTGCCCACCCCCCTAACGGCTTGCCGGACCCCTGTTCGACGGCAGCCCTGCTCGGTACTCGCGGCTCTCAGCGCCGTCCCGCCTGCAGTGTAGAGAGTGCAGGGCGCGATGCCACCCGACGCTGACCCGGCCACGGCCGCTGGTTCAGGATCGCCTGAGGCCTGCCAGAAGGGCACGGACTCCAAAGCGCGGAGGGGAAGGCGGCAGGCGCCGCGCAGCGATGCGCTGACAATCGGGACAGGTGGCCTCCGCGGCCCTGAACGCTGCGAGGGGGGCTTGGCGGAGGTGCTCGTAGAAATCGATGACGACGGGCCGCTGACAGGTGGAGCAGAGCGGATCTTTGAGCATGGGACGGGTCTCCTGCATGGAGGTGCGGGATTGACCCTAGCGCCGGATTGTTTGCGAATTATTGTGGCGCGCCGCGGTGATCATGGGAACCGCGAGTCCATGGATCAGCGCCACCACCGCAGGGGTTGTGCCCTTTCGCAGATCGAAGCCGCTGGACTGCGGCGGCGATTACCGTTGACTATGCGCTCTGGCGTCAGTCACGAAGCGCGGCTTGGCGACCAGATTCCTGCCACTGGTCGCATTACTCTGCACCTGCCATGACCCGACACCACGATAGCCGCCACGCCGTCTCCAACCAGGCTGTTGCCGCTGACTGTGCGCGGCTCGCGGACCTGCTGGAGATCGCCGGGGAAAACCCGTTCCGGGTGCGTGCCTGGCGGAATGCCGCGGAAACCATCGAGGGCCTGGGAGAGCGGCTCGCCGACGCGGTTGCCGAGGGCGCCGATCTCACCGCGTACCCCCACATCGGCAAGGACATCGCGGCCGCGCTGGAGAGCCGCGTGCGCGATGGTGTGCTCCCGCCGCTGGAGGAGATCGCCGTGCGGGTGCCGCCGGAGCTGGCAGACCTGATGGCCGTGAAGGGGCTCGGGCCGAAGGGGATCAAGGCCCTGTACGACGCCTTCCGCATTCGCGGCCTGGATGACCTTGCCGCGGCCGCCGAGGCGGGACGCGTGCGCGAGCTGCCCGGGTTCGGGCCGAAGAAGGAGCAGGCGCTGCTCGCCGGCATCCGCCAGCTGCGTGCCCGGGGCGAGCGGCGCACGCGGCTCGATGCCGCTGAGCGCCTGGCGGAGCCGCTGCGCGAGTGGCTGGCCGGGGGTAGCGGCGTCGGCGACGTGGTGATTGCCGGCAGCTATCGCCGGCGCAAGGAGACCGTGGGCGACCTGGATATCGTCGCGGTGAGCAGCGACGGTGACAGCGTGATGGCGCGACTGTTCGCCTACGACGCCATCGAGCGCACCGTCTCCCACGGCACCACCCGTTCCACCGTGGTGCTCGAGGGCGGTCTGCAGGTGGACCTGCGGGCGGTGCCGGCAGAGAGTCTGGGCGCTGCGCTGGTCTACTTCACCGGCTCGAAGGCGCACAACGTGGTGCTGCGCCAGCGCGCCATCGACCGCGGCTGGAAGCTCAACGAGTACGGCCTGTTCGAGGGTGGCCGGACCCTCGCCGGCGCGGACGAGGCCGGCGTCTACCGCGCCCTCGGGCTGGCGTGGATCCCGCCGGAGCTGCGCGAGGACCAGGGCGAGGTGGCCGCGGCCGAGACCGATGCGCTGCCGGCCCTGATCGAGCCCGGGGACCTGCGCGGCGACCTCCACGCGCACACCGACTGGAGCGACGGCAAGGCGGGCCTGGAGGCAATGGCGCGGGCCGCCGCCGAGCGGGGCCTGGAGTACCTCGCCATTACCGACCACGGCCCCCGGGTACGGGTGGCCAACGGCCTCGACGCGGAGCGCCTGCGCCGCCAGGGCGAGGCGATCGACGCGCTGCAGCCCGAGCTATCGGACATCACCCTGCTCAAGGGCTGCGAGGTGGACATCCTCGAGGACGGGCGGCTGGATCTTCCGGACGAGGTCCTGGCGGCGCTGGATATCGTCGTCTGCTCGATCCACTTCCACCTGGATCTGCCCCGGGACCGGCAGACCGAGCGCGTCCTGCGCGCCCTGGACAACCCGCACTGCATGATCTGGGGCCACCCCACGGCGCGGGAGATCGGCCGCCGGGAGCCCATCGACATCGATCTGGAACGCTGCCTCGCCGCGGCCGCGGAGAAGGGGGTGGCGGTAGAGATCAACGCCCAGCCCAAACGTCTGGACCTGTGTGATCGTCACGTCCGGCTGGCGCTCCAGAAAGGCTGCCGGCTGGTCATCAATACCGATGCCCACAGCGTGGCCAACCTCGATCTTGCGCGCTTCGGCGTCGATCAGGCCCGGCGGGCGTGGGTGACTTCGGAGCAGGTCGTCAACACGCTGCCGCTTGCGGCGTTGCGACGGGTCCTGCGGCCAAGGCCGTGACCCGCCGCCCGCCGGCTCACGCCTTCAGCCGGTAGCCGGTGCGGAAGATCCACCACACCAGTGTCACGCACACCGCCAGAAAGGCCAGGATCATCAGCACGCTGGCGCCGACGCTGACATCGCCGAGGCCGTAGAAGCTCCAGCGAAACCCGCTCACGAGATACAGCACCGGGTTCAGCAGCGAGACGCCCTGCCAGAAGGGGGGCAGCATGTCCACGGAGTAGAACGTGCCGCCGAGGAAGGTCAGCGGCGTGATCACCAGCAGCGGCACCAGCTGCAGCTTCTCGAAGCCGTCCGCCCAGATGCCGATAATGAAGCCGAGCAGGCTGAAGGTGATCGCGGTGAGCACCAGGAAGGCCAGCATCCAGAACGGGTGGGCGATCTGCAGGTCCACGAACAGCGTTGCCGTGCCCAGGATCAGCAGCCCCAGGAGCAGCGACTTGGTCGCTGCGGCGCCGACGAAGCCGAGGATGATCTCCAGAAACGACACCGGCGCCGAGAGCACCTCGTAGATCGTGCCCGAGAAGCGCGGGAAGTAGATCCCGAACGAGGCGTTGGACACGCTCTGGGTGAGCAGCATCAGCATGATCAGCCCCGGCACGATGAACGCGCCGTAGCTGACGCCGTCGATCTCGTTGATGCGCGAGCCGATGGCCGCGCCGAAGACGACGAAGTACAGCGAGGTGGAGAGCACCGGCGAGATGATGCTCTGCAGCAGCGTACGCCGCGTCCGGTCCAGCTCCGCGCCGTAGATGGCGCGCACCGCATGCAGGTTCATCGGTCCTCCCGCACCAGGCTCACGAAGATCTCCTCCAGCGAGCTCTGCTCGGTATGCAGATCGTGGAAGCGCAGGCCCGCCTGGCGCAGTTCCTCCAGCAGGTCGGCGATCGCGGGATGGTCGTGGGTCTCGTAGGTGTAGACGAGCTCATGCCCATCCCGGGCCAGCTCGAGGCCCCGGGAGGTCAGTGCCGGCGGCAGCGTGGCACAGGGCGTCTCGAGCTGGATCACCAGGCGCTTGCGGCCGAGCTTGCGCATCAGCTCGCGGGTCTCGTCCACCAGGATGATCTCGCCGCGGTTGATTACCCCCACCCGGTCGGCCATCTCCTCGGCCTCCTCGATGTAGTGCGTGGTGAGGATGATGGTCACGCCGCTGTTGCGCAGCCCGCGCACCAGCTCCCACATCTCCTGACGCAGCTCCACGTCGACGCCGGCGGTGGGCTCGTCGAGGAACAGGATGCGCGGCTCGTGGGAGAGCGCCTTGGCGATCATCACCCGGCGCTTCATGCCGCCAGAGAGGGTGATGAGGCGGCTGTCGCGCTTCTCCCACAGAGAGAGGTCGCGCAGCACGCGCTCGATGTGCTCGGGATCCGGCGGTTTGCCGAACAGGCCCCGGCTGAAGCTCACCGTGTTCCAGACCGTGGCGAAGGCCTCGGTGGCGAGCTCCTGGGGCACCAGCCCGATCAGCGAGCGGGCGGCGCGGAAATCGCGCACGATGTCGTGGCCGTCGGCGCGCACCTCGCCCCCGCTCGGGTTGACCAGGCCGCAGACAACGCTGATGAGCGTCGTCTTGCCGGCCCCGTTGGGGCCGAGCAGGGCGAAGATCTCGCCCCGGCGGATCTCGAGATTAACGCCCTTGAGCGCCTGGAATCCGGAGTCGTAGGTCTTGTCGAGGTGGCGGATACTGATGACGCCTGCCCCGGCGACCGGCGGGGCATCCGCCCGAGGCGAGACAGCGGGGGCGTCGACGGCACGACGTTCGGCGGAAGTGGGCACGATTCTGCAGGCTCCTGCCAGCGCGGATGGCTCATCAATCAGGGTACACCCGCCGGAGCGGCGGTTCGCGGGTGGACAGCAGCGGTCGCGGATCGTTCGCGACGCGACGACCGCCGGCAGCTACGCTGTGAGCGTACCTCGGTCCCGGAGCAGTCCACCGCCATGCACATCACTTTCCTTGGCGCCACCCGCGAGGTCACTGGCTCGTGCCACCTGCTCGAGGTGGGCGGCCGGCGCGTGCTCGTCGACTGCGGGCTGATCCAGGGCAGCCCGCATCATGAGCGCCACAACCACGACCCGTTTACCTTCGATCCGGCGGGGCTCGATGCGGTACTGCTGACCCATGCCCACCTGGACCACTCGGGTCGCCTGCCGCTGCTGCTGCGTCAGGGATTCCAGGGCCGCATTATCACCCACCCGGCCACGGTGGATCTCTGCCGGATCATGCTGGAGGACGCCGGCTACCTGAACGAGAAGGAGGCCGAGTGGCAGAATCGCAAGCGCCGGCGCAAGGGCCTGGAGCTTGTGAAGCCGCTTTACACGCGGGCCGAGGCCCGGGCCACGGCGGCGCGCTTCGACCCGCTGGAGTACGGCGAGCCCTGTGCGGTGGCGCCGGGCATCACCGCGACCTTCCACGACGCCGGCCATATCCTCGGCTCGGCGGTGATCGCGCTGGACCTCGAGGAAGCCGGCCGGCGGCGCCGCGTGGTGATGAGTGGCGACCTCGGCCACCGCGGCACCCCGGTGCTGCGTGACCCCGAACCGCTGACCGAGGCCGATCTGGTGGTCATGGAGAGCACCTACGGCGACCGCGACCACCGTCCCTGGGACGCCACCTGGGAGGAGATGGGCCGGATCCTCAGCGACGCCCGCGAGGCCGGCGGCAATCTGCTGGTGCCGGCGTTCGCGGTGGACCGCACCCAGATGCTGCTGTACGCCTTTCGCAGTCACTTCGCCGAGTGGGGGCTGGGCGACTGGGAGATCTTCCTCGACAGCCCGATGGCCATTGCCGCGACCCGCGTCTATGCCCGCCACACCGCCCTCTACGATTCGCGGGCCAGCGCCTTCGAGCGCCGTCACGGAGGATTGTTCGAGCTGCCGAACCTTCACCTCAGCGAGCGCACCGAGGACTCCATGGCCATCAACCGCATCCGCTCGGGGGCGGTGGTCATCGCCGGCAGCGGCATGTGCGACGGCGGCCGCATCCGCCATCATCTCAAGCACAACGTCTGGCGGCGCGACGCCCATGTGCTGATCAGCGGCTTCCAGGCCGCCGGCACCACCGGACGGGCGCTGGTGGATGGCGCGCGCCATATCCGGCTCTGGGGCGAGACCATTCGCGTCCAGGCTCAGGTGCACACGGTCAATGGGCTCTCGGCCCACGCCGATCAGGCGGGTCTGCTCGAGTGGTACGCCAACTTCCGGGACGCCCCGCCGGTGGCTGTGGTACACGGCGAGCCGCGGGCCCAGGACGCCTTCGTCGCCCGGCTGCGGGCGGACTTCGGCACCCGCGCCCAGGCCATGCGCTACGGCGAGACCGTCGACCTGGAGCGGCCGCGGCTGGAACGCCCGGAATCCTGACGGGGTACCGGCTTCCGCCATGCCCCGGCGACTCCGCAGGCGCGGAATCGGCCGTGCCCGGGCGCTCCCGCCCGGCATCGCAATGCCCGTGCCGATGCCAGCTTCCCCGCGACCGAGGCTGACCCGGGCGGCGCGT is from Spiribacter halobius and encodes:
- a CDS encoding ABC transporter permease; this encodes MNLHAVRAIYGAELDRTRRTLLQSIISPVLSTSLYFVVFGAAIGSRINEIDGVSYGAFIVPGLIMLMLLTQSVSNASFGIYFPRFSGTIYEVLSAPVSFLEIILGFVGAAATKSLLLGLLILGTATLFVDLQIAHPFWMLAFLVLTAITFSLLGFIIGIWADGFEKLQLVPLLVITPLTFLGGTFYSVDMLPPFWQGVSLLNPVLYLVSGFRWSFYGLGDVSVGASVLMILAFLAVCVTLVWWIFRTGYRLKA
- the polX gene encoding DNA polymerase/3'-5' exonuclease PolX encodes the protein MTRHHDSRHAVSNQAVAADCARLADLLEIAGENPFRVRAWRNAAETIEGLGERLADAVAEGADLTAYPHIGKDIAAALESRVRDGVLPPLEEIAVRVPPELADLMAVKGLGPKGIKALYDAFRIRGLDDLAAAAEAGRVRELPGFGPKKEQALLAGIRQLRARGERRTRLDAAERLAEPLREWLAGGSGVGDVVIAGSYRRRKETVGDLDIVAVSSDGDSVMARLFAYDAIERTVSHGTTRSTVVLEGGLQVDLRAVPAESLGAALVYFTGSKAHNVVLRQRAIDRGWKLNEYGLFEGGRTLAGADEAGVYRALGLAWIPPELREDQGEVAAAETDALPALIEPGDLRGDLHAHTDWSDGKAGLEAMARAAAERGLEYLAITDHGPRVRVANGLDAERLRRQGEAIDALQPELSDITLLKGCEVDILEDGRLDLPDEVLAALDIVVCSIHFHLDLPRDRQTERVLRALDNPHCMIWGHPTAREIGRREPIDIDLERCLAAAAEKGVAVEINAQPKRLDLCDRHVRLALQKGCRLVINTDAHSVANLDLARFGVDQARRAWVTSEQVVNTLPLAALRRVLRPRP
- a CDS encoding winged helix-turn-helix domain-containing protein; translated protein: MRYLDWQLSSDLGGATHLGSGRSVRFTRAERRLLRALLDHPGSVLNRQRLLDAMAGIGSEATDRSVDFLINRLRRKLDDSARAPRYIETRYGEGYAWIAPAAVDASPASGAFLAIGPVRAGFGSSGWEAEAARYFVDGLARAFDQATVRGKAVAIDPDCPEADAFPGTPPHYTVGLHFVIGHDGRLDCTAMLRDFPRRRLLANRRLTVAADAHAAPEAPCAELARSLLDGLWFSMNYTRRYPPAADDEPLALRLHGTARELAADWATSWREAERRLRTWLAASPEDPEAALMLATTLHTKYVLQGPELLAAGDPRPADEAEMQALTEAALPHVQGSDLFVLAGARILHFACPEARDRAVRLAEEVFENGTALGAAYGTLGQLRLAEGQVAEAVALFDRALEMARPRSRYRSVLLMLKCRALVAAGEEAQARTVAGLLYGCDAQARALLPLLYAADDSIDCSAELELVLARLDAPRARGALLAHHYLAARLLPRRIQRQRLMDRPARLLTAHFGPAILPGEVLPDIPAKLRAVG
- a CDS encoding ABC transporter ATP-binding protein — translated: MPTSAERRAVDAPAVSPRADAPPVAGAGVISIRHLDKTYDSGFQALKGVNLEIRRGEIFALLGPNGAGKTTLISVVCGLVNPSGGEVRADGHDIVRDFRAARSLIGLVPQELATEAFATVWNTVSFSRGLFGKPPDPEHIERVLRDLSLWEKRDSRLITLSGGMKRRVMIAKALSHEPRILFLDEPTAGVDVELRQEMWELVRGLRNSGVTIILTTHYIEEAEEMADRVGVINRGEIILVDETRELMRKLGRKRLVIQLETPCATLPPALTSRGLELARDGHELVYTYETHDHPAIADLLEELRQAGLRFHDLHTEQSSLEEIFVSLVREDR
- a CDS encoding MBL fold metallo-hydrolase RNA specificity domain-containing protein — protein: MHITFLGATREVTGSCHLLEVGGRRVLVDCGLIQGSPHHERHNHDPFTFDPAGLDAVLLTHAHLDHSGRLPLLLRQGFQGRIITHPATVDLCRIMLEDAGYLNEKEAEWQNRKRRRKGLELVKPLYTRAEARATAARFDPLEYGEPCAVAPGITATFHDAGHILGSAVIALDLEEAGRRRRVVMSGDLGHRGTPVLRDPEPLTEADLVVMESTYGDRDHRPWDATWEEMGRILSDAREAGGNLLVPAFAVDRTQMLLYAFRSHFAEWGLGDWEIFLDSPMAIAATRVYARHTALYDSRASAFERRHGGLFELPNLHLSERTEDSMAINRIRSGAVVIAGSGMCDGGRIRHHLKHNVWRRDAHVLISGFQAAGTTGRALVDGARHIRLWGETIRVQAQVHTVNGLSAHADQAGLLEWYANFRDAPPVAVVHGEPRAQDAFVARLRADFGTRAQAMRYGETVDLERPRLERPES